The genomic window AGGAACGGTAACTCCGTATTCATCGCTCATTTGTGGGAAAAGAATAGCAAATGGAGAACTTGGATCTACCGGTTTACCGATGATTTCAGAATTAAAGAAATTTCCCATTCTTACAAATGCTCCACCAATAGCGACTACAATTCCTAATCTGTCATATACCCAGAAAGGATTTTTCTTGATGATTTTATAAGAGTAATATAAAGTGGTTAAGATCAGAGCTATAGCTGCTCCGTGACTTGCAAGACCTGAGAAACCTGTGAATTCGAAACCGTTTTTAGTGCTTACCGGTAAAAAAACACTCCAGAAATCATCTTTAAATAACTCTCTTTGGTAGAAAATTACGTGTCCTAATCTGGCTCCAAGAATGGTTCCAATTAAGGTCCAGGTAAAAAGTGGTTCCAGGTATTTTTGATTGATATTATCGATTTTGAACATTTTTGTCATTAAAATATATCCTAAACCGAAAGCAAAAATGAACATTAAGCTGTAATAATGTAAGGTAACCGGTCCTAAATGGATTCCCGTAGAAGGATCCCAGATTTTATATTCCGTTTCTAAGGCTACCTGATCCGTAGACTGAATAGCTTTTGGAACTTTTGCCAAATATTTATAATCTTCTCTTTTTTGAGTTGGTTTAAAGTTTTTATCTAAAAATTGATAGCCACTCATTTTGAACATATTCAGAGAATTGTCGTAGTATGCTTTCCAATTGTCTTTTGATTCCAGGTTTGCCGGGTTTACAATCACAAGAGTATTGCTGCTGTTTTTGCCGGAAAATTCACTGAAAGTTTCAGCATCTGTGGTTGAAAATACTTTTACGGCAATTTTTTCATTATTTACATTCAGGACAGCATCAGAAAGCCCGTCTGCATAATTTTGTGAGAAAAGATTTTGTGCAAAAAATGCAAAAATCAGAAGATAAATTCTAAAGAATATACTATTCATTATACTAATGTTTTTCATATTAATGATTACACTTTGGAGGTACAGGATCGTAGCCGCTTCCTCCCCAGGGATGACATCTTGAAATTCTTTTTACACCCAACCAAAATCCTTTGAAAACCCCATGAACCTGCAGTGCTTCTATCATATATTGCGAACAGGTAGGCTCGTAACGGCAGTTTTTGGGAAGTAAAGGCGAAATAAACCATTGGTAAAATTTTATTAAAATTACCATTGGAAACGTAATGATTTTATTGAATGTAAGTTTCAAAACAATGCAAAAATAGCGTAAAAAATTGAAAATTAGTTTAAATTTGTTAGAAGTTTCAGGACGGTAAATGTCTGTTTGCCGGATAAAATCCGGTGTTTGTCGATTTACTGATTTTTAAATGCTCAATCAGTAAAATACTCATCTTCTGAACATTCAACCTTATATTAAATAAAAAAAATTGAGTCAAAATATTCCATTAGCTGAAAAACTAAGACCTAAAACATTAGAAGATGTTCTGGGGCAGGAGCACCTTACCGGGGAAAAAGGAACAATAAGAAAGATGATTGAGAATGATACATTGAATTCTCTGATTCTTTGGGGACCTCCCGGAACGGGAAAAACGACATTGGCGGAGATTATTTCTGAAAAATCCGGACGTAAGTTTTTCAAACTTTCCGCAGTTTCATCGGGAGTAAAGGATGTACGTGACGTTATTGAAGATGCTAAAAAGCAAAACTTATTTTCCGGGAAATCTCCGATATTATTTATTGATGAGATACACCGGTTTAATAAATCTCAGCAGGATTCACTTCTGCATGCTGTAGAAAAGGGATGGGTTGTTTTGATCGGTGCTACAACCGAGAACCCAAGCTTTGAGGTTGTTTCGGCATTACTTTCCAGGAGTCAGGTGTATATTTTGAAAGCGTTGAGTTATGAAAAACTTGAAGAGTTAATTGATATTGCACTGGAAAGGTATAATCAAGATGAAAGAGAGGATTTTGTAATCAAGGATAAACAGGCTTTTATTCAATATTCGGGTGGAGACGGCAGAAAACTTATCAATTCTGTAGAGCTGGTTCTGAATCAGTTTAAAAATTCAGGGAAAAAAGAAATTTCAGATGACGATGTGATGTCTGTTCTTCAGGAAACGATGGCGCTGTATGATAAAAATGGCGAACAACATTATGATATCATTTCGGCATTTATAAAATCTATGCGGGGAGGTGACCCGAATGGTGCGGTGTATTGGCTGGCAAGAATGATTGCGGGGGGAGAAGATATTAAATTCATTGCAAGAAGAATGTTGATTCTGGCTTCTGAGGATATTGGGTTGGCCAACCCGAATGCTTTAGTAATTGCTAACAATTGTTTTCAGGCTATCAATGTCATTGGAAACCCGGAAGCAAGAATTATTTTAAGTGAAACGGCTATTTATCTGGCGGTTTCTCCTAAGAGCAATTCTGCTTATATGGCTATTAATGAAGCTTTGGCTTTTGTAAAGAAAACCGGGAATTTACCGGTACCTCTTCATTTAAGAAATGCTCCTACTAAGCTGATGAAAGATTTAGATTATGGGAAAGAATATAAATATGCCCATTCTTACGAAGGAAATTTTGTTGACCAGGATTTTCTTCCCGAAGAAATAAAGGATTCGAAATTTTATGAACCCGGAAATAATTCGACAGAAAAGAAGATTTATGAAGAGCTTAAGAAAAAATGGACCAATAAATACTAAACAAAAAGGTATCTCACTGAGATACCTTTTATTATGTTTAAGTACTTTTGTCTACTTATTAGTATTGATATTTTTGAACTGTAGTAATGAATAAGGTCTTTTTACCGTTGTATTCTTTTACTTCAGCTTTATCAATGATATCAGCATAGATTTTAGTAGAAGAATCATTGAATTCATATCCTTCAATAATTACCGGATTATTTTCCGGAAGTTGGTATTGTGTGTTAAAGCCAGCTAGCGTCATCCAATCTAAAGTACCCACA from Chryseobacterium camelliae includes these protein-coding regions:
- the lgt gene encoding prolipoprotein diacylglyceryl transferase; this encodes MWDPSTGIHLGPVTLHYYSLMFIFAFGLGYILMTKMFKIDNINQKYLEPLFTWTLIGTILGARLGHVIFYQRELFKDDFWSVFLPVSTKNGFEFTGFSGLASHGAAIALILTTLYYSYKIIKKNPFWVYDRLGIVVAIGGAFVRMGNFFNSEIIGKPVDPSSPFAILFPQMSDEYGVTVPRYPTQLFEAVGYVLLFILLWVLYRKTDKKYQQGWLFGLFFIILWAIRFFVEFLKEPQGDEYVTLGSLNTGQVLSIPFMVAGVIIMIYSKKFKITEAENAKPE
- the yidD gene encoding membrane protein insertion efficiency factor YidD produces the protein MVILIKFYQWFISPLLPKNCRYEPTCSQYMIEALQVHGVFKGFWLGVKRISRCHPWGGSGYDPVPPKCNH
- a CDS encoding replication-associated recombination protein A; its protein translation is MSQNIPLAEKLRPKTLEDVLGQEHLTGEKGTIRKMIENDTLNSLILWGPPGTGKTTLAEIISEKSGRKFFKLSAVSSGVKDVRDVIEDAKKQNLFSGKSPILFIDEIHRFNKSQQDSLLHAVEKGWVVLIGATTENPSFEVVSALLSRSQVYILKALSYEKLEELIDIALERYNQDEREDFVIKDKQAFIQYSGGDGRKLINSVELVLNQFKNSGKKEISDDDVMSVLQETMALYDKNGEQHYDIISAFIKSMRGGDPNGAVYWLARMIAGGEDIKFIARRMLILASEDIGLANPNALVIANNCFQAINVIGNPEARIILSETAIYLAVSPKSNSAYMAINEALAFVKKTGNLPVPLHLRNAPTKLMKDLDYGKEYKYAHSYEGNFVDQDFLPEEIKDSKFYEPGNNSTEKKIYEELKKKWTNKY